In candidate division KSB1 bacterium, a single genomic region encodes these proteins:
- a CDS encoding transposase, giving the protein MQKKTDTTQPKISKIEITKDKISGRGGLLFFLRYIDQIRFYSLFENVFSFLKGSSKGLGYRQFVKQLFAWFIDGTDMSICSFDRRKNDEAYAAVLENRPEQMATSHQIKRMFRKFSFVGQMIFRSLLLEMFIWRLIIEQPKEVILFGDSVVFDNDGAKKREGSNVTYKNKKGFQPMQISWGPYVVDALFRAGDVHCNHGSDFIKSVGRLVKAIRRRYKDVPIILLTDSGFMDDQNFRFFEQRLGIHYVCAGKIYNDIKQYVNNLSYDAFRSYRQTWTFVEFANRLKSWKTFRRCIFTS; this is encoded by the coding sequence ATGCAGAAAAAAACCGATACAACGCAACCTAAAATATCAAAAATTGAGATCACAAAAGATAAAATTAGCGGTCGTGGTGGTCTGTTGTTTTTTCTTAGATATATTGACCAAATTCGATTCTATTCTCTATTTGAAAACGTTTTTAGCTTTTTAAAAGGCTCTTCTAAAGGACTGGGATACCGTCAGTTTGTCAAACAGCTTTTTGCTTGGTTTATTGATGGTACGGATATGTCAATCTGTTCTTTTGATCGTCGAAAAAACGATGAAGCCTATGCTGCCGTGCTCGAAAATCGCCCGGAACAAATGGCAACATCCCATCAAATCAAAAGGATGTTTCGCAAGTTCAGTTTTGTTGGGCAAATGATATTTCGGTCTCTTTTGTTGGAGATGTTTATTTGGCGACTTATTATTGAACAACCCAAAGAAGTTATTCTTTTTGGTGACAGCGTAGTTTTCGACAATGACGGCGCTAAAAAGCGTGAAGGCTCAAATGTGACCTATAAAAATAAAAAAGGATTCCAGCCTATGCAAATTAGTTGGGGGCCTTATGTTGTTGATGCGCTGTTCCGAGCCGGAGATGTTCATTGTAATCATGGCAGCGACTTTATAAAGTCAGTGGGGCGTCTGGTCAAAGCTATTCGACGTCGCTATAAAGATGTTCCAATCATTCTGCTAACAGACAGTGGTTTTATGGATGACCAGAACTTTCGGTTCTTTGAACAACGCCTTGGTATTCATTATGTTTGTGCCGGGAAAATATATAACGATATTAAACAATATGTTAACAATCTTAGTTATGATGCTTTTCGTTCTTATAGACAGACATGGACTTTTGTCGAATTTGCTAATCGCCTCAAATCATGGAAGACATTTCGCCGTTGTATTTTTACCTCTTAG
- a CDS encoding rhodanese-like domain-containing protein — MNKIDEILKSMTFDFFGSGKHKITPSMHLSSKNSLFLDVRSKEELETIAFSLVHHMPVLHIPINEIPDRLSEIPRDKTVGIFCSSGVRSTMIYFYLRTFGFENVRIFEGGYAELVDDFKPGKLLKHITQGKSKE; from the coding sequence ATGAACAAGATAGACGAAATACTGAAATCAATGACATTTGATTTTTTTGGTAGCGGAAAACATAAAATTACTCCATCAATGCATCTTTCTTCAAAAAATTCTTTATTTCTGGATGTAAGATCTAAAGAAGAATTAGAGACAATTGCATTTAGCCTTGTGCATCATATGCCGGTTTTACATATTCCCATTAATGAAATACCGGATCGCTTATCAGAAATACCTCGCGACAAAACTGTTGGTATTTTTTGTTCTTCCGGTGTTCGTTCAACAATGATTTATTTTTATTTGCGAACATTCGGCTTTGAAAATGTAAGAATATTTGAAGGGGGTTACGCTGAACTAGTAGATGATTTTAAACCCGGTAAATTGCTGAAACATATTACACAAGGTAAGAGCAAAGAATGA
- a CDS encoding sulfite exporter TauE/SafE family protein has product MTKIIIISLSVFAIGLIMTMSGRGGGNFYVPLLVIAGLGMHQAATMGQFILMIAALTGMLVFNKKKMVDWKLALVIDPPTDIMAFVGGYFSSYISGVTLKIVLSAFLVLAGFSMLVKIKERPIQTDKRFGYWHRNFNGEKYVVNLWYTIPITAFAGLVAGAVGISCGSFKIPLMVLLCGVPMHIAVGTSSAMIAATAIMGFIGHTMRGHFEPEYAIPLAIAAILAGILGGKLAIKTNPKYLKLIFAVTTFIAAVVMSINALAI; this is encoded by the coding sequence ATGACAAAGATAATAATAATTAGTTTGTCGGTTTTTGCCATTGGCCTTATTATGACCATGTCTGGAAGAGGCGGAGGCAATTTCTACGTCCCACTGCTTGTTATTGCAGGACTGGGAATGCATCAAGCCGCTACTATGGGTCAATTTATTCTTATGATTGCAGCATTAACGGGGATGCTTGTCTTTAACAAGAAAAAAATGGTCGATTGGAAACTTGCTTTGGTTATTGATCCGCCGACTGATATAATGGCATTTGTCGGAGGCTACTTTTCCAGCTATATAAGCGGGGTAACTCTTAAAATAGTTTTGTCAGCATTCCTGGTTTTGGCAGGCTTTTCTATGCTTGTTAAAATTAAAGAAAGACCTATTCAAACGGATAAACGGTTTGGTTATTGGCATAGAAACTTCAATGGTGAAAAGTATGTTGTAAATCTTTGGTATACAATACCTATTACAGCATTCGCCGGTTTGGTGGCTGGGGCTGTCGGAATATCATGCGGTTCATTCAAGATTCCTCTAATGGTTTTATTGTGTGGGGTCCCTATGCATATCGCAGTCGGGACATCATCAGCCATGATTGCTGCTACTGCAATCATGGGGTTTATAGGTCATACTATGCGTGGACACTTTGAGCCGGAATATGCTATTCCTTTGGCTATTGCTGCTATATTGGCTGGTATTCTCGGTGGCAAATTGGCAATTAAAACAAACCCA